One stretch of Scylla paramamosain isolate STU-SP2022 unplaced genomic scaffold, ASM3559412v1 Contig39, whole genome shotgun sequence DNA includes these proteins:
- the LOC135097989 gene encoding uncharacterized protein LOC135097989, with protein sequence MCENSTEICPEEYTDMEYKREESVKEVRAARAKERRLAALRRLSGKKTQARKVVTEGRNTESLKGPEQNQSFKYSAPQTCDSENEDEEHIEISKIDWVTEWLDKHCFFDEQAWGAVMAGVEATPEEMENELQDKPNPPVGNFKLDSSEYTSLDNTCPKKFLAALTRLNHLQKSHDDILAQLTFPNKMVVQHVTYIVKAFLRRMYFRMKGKSHKKQEAVMRKMHYAMQGIVHRYFKRGMDKKVYLHKAAEKDEFENWSDDEDDEEGRGDDDQMEEGSVNESKDEECDEVQENEENRSNNEDEIQKCKIANEEIKMAKKFVSSAVTLHAQAPETLLNTMEAIYNGKVTVEHVLKHPQTLTHQNDRVEGCVPGMEGQDGNSSNEEDDEDEYYIPDDKSHASLEFSDDERMHCHLADVEDDECETNDASWDEEDDSDAESEARLSPTEYPSDGEEYSSVEDGECGGASDDNITKKSQTSPEKEVAFKLLNRLVSEFSDGSEEEGHEKAAWRRSQDVSRTLWMQEMVSDCPLKDKTYSQEFHCCRAPLFPKVNLSTHSIQEKEEILEQFMEKNVSRNIRRYVMKTVCRRNFAIFKKVWRRAKGLKRFPGLRLGTQDTAAWQSFKRQKAYLNDFLMTEKEALLYSLSRKHKVSCEEIFQAQGRVEMLRKKRRLAVKIVKFLDQLPIRRLQYLNERVLAKAQRENGGEPQSHSDMTSVLLFLQTVATMQGQESPFPCHGPVCEKLQGYVESLVHDIDDEYKFFCKEKGNQARREEVKVKLSNMSRNKLEKYLSVAKETYQSLTHKFLQQKHKYLKRRLSEHELNSLFPLCPKDDIGLMHLPKHQRLLLLTQHNNKQLKLRRDYINMVKEKARHTKTVLAKMNRFLSRSSAQDIILKVYDIQTQESEWAQRSMVLEDEAISYLEVSPQEYKESTKDSLTGLTWDIWSDDEQDSDSGWMDEGSEEGEEEMRKEEEMERKADYTENEPLTIQKIFRELHVQYYPAGNYILKNQQDVQESYPTSFPFEQKPWETPVHHAILDKFVTYLSNNKSQTGRALKIDFRKEIRRLWHYKPKGFIKTIRCYENLSKTYNKEHKKTLRAWTVTKADEDHEHLKHHEFKVSSECEGETTKEKEKIISMKRKFQVNEDITHQFLTAESKKIKLDHDEHETMEMDTGKKIKRKIEESEQITQINKKIKNGGYDKTINTKCTSAEDEEQKKSVKRRFQEEWDVMEHPKDNLKEVQNKKKRVWREESHEF encoded by the exons ATGTGTGAGAACAGCACCGAGATTTGTCCTGAGGAATACACAGACATGgagtacaagagagaagaaTCCGTGAAGGAAGTAAGAGCCGCGCGAGCCAAAGAGAGGCGTCTGGCCGCACTGCGTCGCCTGAGTGGCAAGAAAACACAGGCACGA AAAGTAGTGACAGAGGGACGGAACACTGAGTCCTTGAAGGGGCCGGAACAAAATCAGTCCTTCAAATACAGCGCACCTCAGACATGTGACTCTGAGAACGAGGATGAAGAACACATTGAAATTTCTAAGATTGACTGGGTAACGGAGTGGCTGGACAAACATTGCTTCTTTGATGAGCAGGCCTGGGGCGCCGTCATGGCCGGTGTTGAGGCCACGCCAGAGGAGATGGAAAACGAACTCCAGGACAAACCCAACCCTCCTGTCGGTAACTTTAAATTGGATAGTAGCGAATACACTTCACTAGACAACACCTGCCCCAAGAAATTTCTCGCCGCCCTCACGCGCCTTAATCACTTGCAAAAGTCACACGATGATATCCTGGCACAGCTGACCTTCCCCAACAAAATGGTGGTGCAACATGTGACATACATCGTCAAGGCCTTCCTGAGACGCATGTACTTTAGAATGAAGGGCAAGAGCCACAAGAAACAGGAGGCCGTCATGCGCAAGATGCACTACGCCATGCAGGGCATCGTGCATCGCTACTTCAAGCGGGGCATGGATAAGAAAGTCTATTTACACAAAGCAGCGGAGAAGGACGAGTTTGAAAACTGgagtgatgatgaagatgacgagGAAGGTCGAGGCGATGACGAccagatggaagaaggaagcgtCAATGAATCCAAAGACGAAGAATGTGACGAAGTtcaggaaaacgaagagaaccGGTCAAATAATGAAGACGAAATCCAAAAATGTAAGATAGCaaatgaagagataaagatgGCGAAGAAGTTTGTGAGTAGCGCTGTCACGCTTCACGCACAGGCCCCAGAGACTCTGCTGAACACCATGGAAGCGATTTACAACGGAAAGGTGACGGTGGAGCACGTGCTCAAACACCCCCAAACTCTCACCCACCAGAATGACCGCGTGGAAGGATGCGTGCCTGGGATGGAGGGCCAAGACGGTAACTCAAGCAAcgaagaagacgacgaggacgagTATTACATCCCTGACGACAAGTCACACGCCAGCCTTGAGTTCTCCGACGACGAGAGAATGCACTGCCACCTCGCAGACGTGGAGGATGATGAGTGTGAAACGAATGACGCTTCttgggatgaggaggacgacagtgacgctgagagtgaGGCCCGCTTGAGTCCCACTGAGTATCCCTCAGATGGCGAGGAGTACAGCTCGGTTGAAGACGGCGAGTGCGGTGGTGCCAGTGATGataatataacaaagaaaagccaGACATCACCAGAGAAGGAGGTGGCCTTCAAGCTGCTTAACAGACTTGTCAGCGAATTCAGTGACGGTAGCGAAGAGGAGGGGCACGAGAAGGCGGCGTGGAGGCGGAGTCAGGATGTGAGCCGCACTCTGTGGATGCAGGAAATGGTCTCTGACTGCCCACTCAAAGACAAGACTTACAGTCAAGAATTCCACTGCTGCCGAGCTCCGTTGTTCCCCAAGGTCAATCTTTCAACACATTCcattcaagagaaggaagaaattctTGAACAGTTTATGGAAAAGAATGTCAGCAGAAACATTCGCCGCTACGTCATGAAAACAGTTTGCCGAAGGAATTTCGCGATATTCAAAAAGGTGTGGCGGCGTGCCAAGGGTCTCAAGCGGTTCCCAGGCCTGCGCCTGGGCACACAGGACACTGCAGCGTGGCAGTCTTTCAAGCGGCAGAAGGCCTACCTTAACGACTTTCTCATGACGGAGAAAGAAGCCCTTCTTTACAGTTTGTCGCGGAAGCACAAAGTGTCGTGTGAAGAAATTTTCCAAGCACAGGGGAGGGTAGAAATGCTCCGTAAGAAACGGCGACTCGCAGTCAAGATTGTCAAGTTCCTGGACCAGCTCCCCATCCGCCGCCTCCAGTACCTGAATGAACGCGTCCTCGCAAAGGCACAGCGGGAAAATGGAGGGGAGCCGCAAAGTCACTCAGACATGACTTCCGTGTTGCTGTTTTTACAGACTGTGGCTACAATGCAAGGACAGGAGTCGCCCTTTCCCTGCCACGGCCCTGTCTGCGAGAAGCTTCAAGGCTACGTGGAGAGCCTCGTTCACGATATCGACGACGAATATAAGtttttttgtaaggaaaagggaaatcagGCCCGCCGCGAGGAGGTCAAAGTAAAACTGAGTAACATGAGCAGAAATAAGTTGGAAAAGTACTTGTCTGTCGCGAAAGAAACTTATCAGAGCTTGACGCACAAGTTTCTGCAGCAGAAGCACAAGTACCTTAAGAGACGCTTATCGGAGCACGAGCTTAACAGTCTGTTCCCCTTGTGCCCCAAAGATGACATAGGTCTGATGCACCTCCCTAAACACCAGAGGCTGCTACTGCTCACCcaacataacaacaaacaactcaAGCTCCGGCGTGATTACATTAACATGGTCAAGGAAAAGGCACGCCACACCAAGACAGTTCTGGCCAAAATGAACAGGTTCTTGTCGCGGAGTTCTGCTCAAGAcataattttgaaagtttatgACATTCAGACGCAGGAGAGTGAGTGGGCACAGAGGAGCATGGTGCTGGAAGATGAGGCAATAAGCTACTTGGAGGTGTCGCCGCAGGAGTACAAGGAGTCCACCAAGGACTCCCTCACAGGCCTCACCTGGGACATCTGGAGTGACGATGAGCAGGACAGTGATTCGGGCTGGATGGATGAAGGctcagaggaaggtgaagaggagatgaggaaggaagaagagatggaacgAAAGGCTGACTATACTGAAAACGAACCGCTGACTATACAGAAAATATTCCGTGAGCTGCATGTACAGTATTATCCTGCAGGAAATTACATACTTAAAAATCAGCAGGATGTCCAGGAATCCTATCCAACTTCCTTCCCCTTCGAACAAAAACCCTGGGAGACTCCAGTCCACCACGCGATCCTGGATAAATTCGTAACGTATCTTAGCAACAACAAATCCCAGACTGGCAGGGCGTTGAAGATCGACTTTCGGAAAGAAATACGTCGACTCTGGCACTACAAACCTAAAGGGTTCATAAAGACCATTCGATGCTACGAGAACCTCAGCAAAACTTACAACAAGGAGCACAAGAAGACGTTACGAGCATGGACGGTCACGAAGGCTGACGAAGACCACGAGCACCTAAAGCACCATGAATTCAAAGTGTCCTCGGAgtgcgaaggagagactacgaaagaaaaagagaaaatcatttCAATGAAAAGGAAATTCCAGGTAAATGAAGACATTACTCATCAATTTCTAACTGCAGagtcaaagaaaattaaactggaTCACGATGAACACGAAACAATGGAAAtggatactggaaaaaaaatcaaaaggaaaatCGAGGAGAGTGAACAAATTacgcaaattaataaaaaaatcaagaatggcGGATATGACAAAACTATTAATACGAAGTGCACCTCAgcagaagacgaagaacaaaaaaagtcagtgAAAAGGCGATTTCAGGAAGAATGGGATGTAATGGAACACCCAAAAGACAACCTCAAAGAAgttcaaaataagaaaaagagggtTTGGCGAGAAGAGAGTCACGAATTTTGA